The following coding sequences are from one Streptomyces venezuelae window:
- a CDS encoding RNA polymerase sigma factor: MPESSERGRPADSGSETPAVPQFVFGTDSGEAAVPLPLPHASDAITLEVAPVQTQTLTQTDTAPRADADTDVLESVPPQRRAARHPEASATQETAPETARKTPDTAAARDDTEDPEAPEAPETPEALAPEILDLPAPRSRADTGGPSSDLFRQYLREIGRIPLLTAAEEVELARAVEAGLFAEEKLGNTPDLDSQLALDLDKLVVMGRMAKRRLIEANLRLVVSVAKRYVGRGLTMLDLVQEGNLGLIRAVEKFDYARGYKFSTYATWWIRQAMSRALADQARTIRVPVHVVELINRVVRVQRRMLQERGYEPTPEEVAAHLDLPHERVSEVLRLAQEPVSLHAPVGEEDDVALGDLIEDGDATSPVESAAFLLLREHLEAVLSTLGERERKVVQLRYGLADGRPRTLEEIGRIFGVTRERIRQIESKTLNKLRDHAFADQLRGYLD, encoded by the coding sequence GTGCCTGAGTCCTCGGAGCGCGGCCGACCCGCCGACAGCGGGTCCGAGACCCCCGCGGTTCCACAATTCGTGTTCGGGACGGACAGCGGCGAGGCCGCCGTCCCTCTCCCGTTGCCGCACGCCTCAGATGCGATCACCCTGGAGGTCGCCCCCGTGCAGACCCAGACCCTCACCCAGACCGACACCGCCCCGCGCGCGGATGCGGATACGGACGTCCTGGAGTCGGTCCCGCCGCAGCGCCGGGCCGCCCGGCACCCCGAGGCCTCGGCAACGCAGGAAACGGCCCCGGAGACTGCGCGGAAGACCCCCGACACGGCCGCCGCGCGGGACGACACCGAGGACCCCGAGGCTCCCGAGGCCCCTGAGACACCCGAAGCCCTCGCGCCCGAGATCCTCGACCTGCCCGCGCCCCGCAGCCGCGCCGACACCGGCGGCCCGTCCTCGGACCTGTTCCGCCAGTACCTGCGCGAGATCGGGCGGATCCCGCTGCTCACCGCCGCCGAGGAGGTGGAGCTGGCCCGCGCCGTCGAGGCCGGTCTCTTCGCCGAGGAGAAGCTCGGCAACACCCCCGACCTGGACTCCCAGCTCGCCCTGGACCTCGACAAGCTGGTCGTCATGGGCCGGATGGCCAAGCGCCGCCTCATCGAGGCCAACCTCCGCCTGGTCGTCTCCGTCGCCAAGCGGTACGTGGGGCGCGGGCTGACCATGCTCGACCTCGTCCAGGAGGGCAACCTCGGCCTGATCAGGGCGGTCGAGAAGTTCGACTACGCCCGCGGCTACAAGTTCTCGACGTACGCGACCTGGTGGATCCGCCAGGCCATGTCCCGCGCCCTCGCCGACCAGGCGCGCACGATCCGCGTCCCCGTGCACGTCGTGGAGCTCATCAACCGGGTCGTACGCGTCCAGCGGCGCATGCTCCAGGAGCGCGGGTACGAACCCACGCCCGAAGAGGTCGCCGCCCACCTGGACCTCCCGCACGAACGCGTCAGCGAAGTCCTGCGCCTGGCCCAGGAACCCGTCTCGCTGCACGCCCCCGTCGGCGAGGAGGACGACGTCGCGCTCGGCGACCTCATCGAGGACGGCGACGCCACGAGCCCCGTGGAGTCGGCGGCGTTCCTGCTGCTCCGCGAGCACCTGGAAGCGGTCCTCTCCACGCTCGGCGAACGCGAACGCAAGGTCGTCCAGCTGCGCTACGGCCTCGCGGACGGCAGGCCCCGCACTCTGGAGGAGATCGGCCGCATCTTCGGCGTGACGCGCGAGCGGATACGGCAGATCGAGTCCAAGACCCTCAACAAGCTGCGGGACCACGCCTTCGCGGACCAGCTCAGGGGCTACCTCGACTGA
- a CDS encoding sirohydrochlorin chelatase — protein MTPSNPLRDESGSTHLDSTAQIMDRISSQLGTQLSLVSPDGTRRRHPRRAAHPGLRPDPSPAPSPDSRPTLVLVAHGSRDPRALATVTALAERVREQRPGLAVRLGHIELNEPLLTDTLQDLTAQATGQAVGRAVGQAVLVPLLLSRGQHVKRDIPAAAARFPDLGTRVAAPLGPHPLLAEALHARLLQAGWPERPAGAGAGGGSGAGSGSWVGARHRHAVVLAAAGSRDPESAADTETAAGLLAERLRVPVVPAYAAPTPACPRSVPEALEALAAQGRTRTAVASYFTAPGRFATQSAGAAPWIAAAPLGPHAALARLVLLRYDQARSAPVSVSRRTLSSV, from the coding sequence ATGACGCCGTCGAACCCTCTTCGCGACGAGTCCGGCAGCACTCACCTCGACAGTACGGCGCAGATCATGGACCGCATCTCCAGCCAGCTCGGCACACAGCTCAGCCTCGTCTCACCGGACGGCACCCGTCGTCGCCACCCCCGCCGCGCCGCCCACCCGGGCCTCCGCCCGGACCCGAGCCCAGCCCCGAGCCCGGACTCGCGCCCCACCCTCGTCCTGGTCGCCCACGGCAGCCGCGACCCGCGGGCCCTCGCCACCGTCACGGCCCTCGCCGAGCGCGTCCGCGAGCAGCGACCCGGACTCGCCGTCCGGCTCGGTCACATCGAGCTGAACGAACCGCTGCTCACCGACACGCTGCAGGACCTCACGGCCCAGGCCACCGGTCAAGCCGTCGGCCGAGCCGTCGGCCAAGCCGTCCTCGTCCCCCTCCTCCTCTCCCGGGGCCAGCACGTCAAGCGCGACATCCCGGCCGCCGCCGCCCGCTTCCCCGACCTCGGTACCCGCGTCGCCGCCCCGCTCGGCCCCCACCCGCTGCTCGCCGAGGCGCTGCACGCCCGGCTCCTCCAGGCCGGCTGGCCCGAGAGACCTGCCGGGGCCGGGGCCGGAGGTGGGTCCGGGGCCGGGTCCGGGTCCTGGGTCGGTGCGCGACACAGGCACGCCGTGGTCCTCGCCGCCGCGGGCTCCCGCGACCCGGAGTCGGCCGCCGACACGGAGACCGCCGCCGGGCTGCTCGCCGAACGGCTGCGTGTCCCCGTCGTCCCCGCCTACGCCGCACCCACCCCGGCCTGCCCCCGAAGCGTCCCCGAAGCGCTCGAAGCGCTGGCCGCGCAAGGGCGGACACGTACCGCCGTCGCTTCCTACTTCACCGCCCCCGGGCGCTTCGCCACCCAGAGCGCGGGCGCCGCCCCCTGGATCGCCGCGGCCCCCCTCGGCCCACACGCCGCACTCGCCCGTCTCGTCCTGCTCCGCTACGACCAGGCACGCAGCGCCCCCGTATCCGTCTCCCGACGCACCCTCAGCAGCGTCTGA
- a CDS encoding NAD(P)/FAD-dependent oxidoreductase, which translates to MVDADQTFVIVGGGLAGAKAAETLRSEGFTGRVILIGDERDHPYERPPLSKGYLLGKEERDSVFVHEPGWYAQADVELHLGQTVVAIDREAKSVRLGDGAVIHYDKLLLVTGAEPRRLDVPGTDLAGVHHLRRLAHADRLRHVLASLGRDNGHLVIAGAGWIGLEIAAAAREYGAEVTVVEAEQTPLYAVLGPEVGQMFADLHAEHGVRFHFGARLTEIAGQDGMVLAARTDDGEEHPAHDVLAAIGAAPRTALAESAGLALVDRAAGGGIAVDASLRTSDPDIYAAGDVAAVHHALFDTRLRVEHWANALNGGPAAARAMLGQDVTYDRVPYFFSDQYDVGLEYSGWAPPGTYDQVVVRGDTGKREFIAFWLRDGEVLAGMNVNVWDVTDPIQQLIRKGVRPDPDALADPSTPLASLLG; encoded by the coding sequence GTGGTCGACGCGGATCAGACGTTCGTCATTGTCGGAGGAGGGCTGGCCGGAGCCAAGGCGGCCGAAACGCTCCGCTCCGAAGGATTCACCGGCCGGGTGATCCTCATCGGCGACGAGCGTGACCACCCCTACGAGCGTCCGCCCCTGTCCAAGGGGTACCTCCTCGGCAAGGAGGAACGCGACAGCGTCTTCGTCCACGAACCCGGCTGGTACGCGCAGGCCGACGTCGAACTGCACCTGGGCCAGACCGTCGTCGCCATCGACCGCGAGGCGAAGAGCGTCCGTCTGGGTGACGGCGCCGTCATCCACTACGACAAGCTCCTGCTGGTCACCGGTGCCGAGCCGCGCCGCCTCGACGTTCCCGGCACCGACCTCGCAGGCGTCCACCACCTGCGCCGCCTCGCGCACGCCGACCGCCTGCGGCACGTCCTCGCCTCCCTCGGCAGGGACAACGGCCACCTCGTGATCGCGGGCGCGGGCTGGATCGGCCTGGAGATCGCGGCGGCCGCCCGGGAGTATGGCGCGGAGGTCACCGTCGTCGAGGCCGAGCAGACCCCGCTGTACGCCGTCCTCGGTCCCGAGGTCGGCCAGATGTTCGCCGACCTGCACGCCGAGCACGGCGTCCGCTTCCACTTCGGCGCGCGCCTCACCGAGATCGCGGGCCAGGACGGCATGGTCCTCGCCGCCCGCACGGACGACGGCGAGGAGCACCCGGCGCACGACGTCCTCGCCGCCATCGGAGCAGCCCCCCGCACCGCCCTCGCCGAGTCCGCGGGCCTCGCCCTGGTCGACCGCGCCGCCGGCGGCGGCATCGCCGTCGACGCGTCGCTGCGCACCTCCGACCCCGACATCTACGCGGCGGGCGACGTGGCCGCCGTCCACCACGCGCTCTTCGACACGCGGCTCCGCGTCGAGCACTGGGCCAACGCGCTCAACGGAGGCCCGGCCGCCGCACGCGCGATGCTCGGCCAGGACGTCACGTACGACCGCGTGCCGTACTTCTTCTCCGACCAGTACGACGTCGGCCTGGAGTACTCGGGCTGGGCGCCTCCGGGGACGTACGACCAAGTGGTGGTGCGCGGCGACACCGGAAAGCGCGAGTTCATCGCGTTCTGGCTGCGCGACGGAGAGGTCCTCGCGGGCATGAACGTGAATGTGTGGGACGTCACGGACCCCATCCAGCAGCTGATCCGCAAGGGCGTGCGCCCCGACCCGGACGCCCTCGCGGACCCGTCGACCCCTCTGGCGTCGCTCCTGGGGTGA
- a CDS encoding deoxyguanosinetriphosphate triphosphohydrolase, with amino-acid sequence MEGTAPNARYEAYSAYDEAAVERWATEPDKRPGRTAFQRDRARVLHSAALRRLAGKTQVVTPGTRSQAWDASARTRLTHSLECAQVGRELGAALGCDPDLVETACLSHDLGHPPFGHNGEQALNEVARDCGGFEGNAQSLRLLTRIEPKRFIRSEATDELVSVGLNLTRAALDAATKYPWPLGAHPTDPSSVKFGVYEDDRPVFDWIRKEAPGQRTCFEAQVMDWSDDVAYSVHDFEDGLHAGHIDPNALHAEPERQDVFAVALGRYVPEDTDPEELAQALDRLLDQEWWPHGYDGSAVAQARLKDATSQLIGRFCLAAETATRVRYGQGPLTRYAAELVVPREARHECAVLKAVADRYVMQRPAQERLRADQRIVVAELAEALTARAPDGLDPQFRALFDAAPDDRAARRVVIDQIASLTDAAARALHTRLTSRP; translated from the coding sequence ATGGAAGGCACAGCACCGAACGCGCGATACGAGGCGTACAGCGCCTATGACGAAGCAGCCGTGGAGCGGTGGGCCACCGAGCCCGACAAGAGGCCGGGGCGCACGGCCTTCCAGCGCGACCGCGCGCGCGTCCTGCACTCCGCGGCCCTGCGCCGCCTCGCGGGCAAGACCCAGGTCGTCACGCCGGGCACCCGCAGCCAGGCCTGGGACGCCAGTGCGCGTACGCGTCTGACGCACTCCCTGGAGTGCGCCCAGGTGGGCCGTGAGCTCGGCGCCGCGCTCGGCTGCGACCCCGACCTGGTCGAGACGGCCTGCCTCTCCCACGACCTCGGGCACCCCCCGTTCGGGCACAACGGCGAGCAGGCGCTGAACGAAGTGGCACGGGACTGCGGCGGTTTCGAGGGCAACGCCCAGTCGCTGCGGCTGCTCACCCGCATCGAACCGAAGCGGTTCATCCGCTCCGAGGCCACCGACGAACTGGTCAGCGTGGGACTCAACCTCACGCGTGCCGCCCTCGACGCCGCCACCAAGTACCCGTGGCCGCTCGGCGCCCACCCCACCGACCCGTCGTCGGTGAAATTCGGTGTCTACGAAGACGACCGTCCCGTCTTCGACTGGATCCGCAAGGAGGCCCCCGGGCAGCGCACCTGCTTCGAGGCGCAGGTCATGGACTGGTCGGACGACGTCGCGTACTCGGTCCACGACTTCGAGGACGGCCTGCACGCCGGGCACATCGACCCGAACGCGCTGCACGCCGAACCGGAGCGCCAGGACGTCTTCGCCGTGGCCCTGGGGCGGTACGTTCCCGAGGACACCGACCCCGAAGAGCTCGCCCAGGCCCTCGACCGCCTCCTGGACCAGGAGTGGTGGCCGCACGGGTACGACGGATCGGCGGTCGCGCAGGCCCGGCTGAAGGACGCCACCAGCCAGCTCATCGGCCGCTTCTGTCTGGCGGCGGAGACGGCCACGCGCGTGCGGTACGGCCAGGGCCCTCTCACGCGGTACGCCGCCGAGCTCGTCGTGCCCCGCGAGGCACGGCACGAGTGCGCGGTCCTCAAGGCCGTGGCCGACCGCTACGTGATGCAGCGCCCCGCCCAGGAGCGGCTCCGCGCGGACCAGCGCATCGTCGTCGCCGAGCTCGCCGAGGCGCTCACCGCCCGCGCCCCCGACGGTCTCGACCCGCAGTTCCGCGCGCTGTTCGACGCGGCGCCCGACGACCGTGCCGCGCGGCGCGTCGTGATCGACCAGATCGCGTCCTTGACGGACGCCGCCGCGCGCGCCCTGCACACCCGCCTGACGTCGAGGCCCTGA
- the dnaG gene encoding DNA primase: MAGRINDEDVKAVRDAVPIDAVVSDYLQLRNAGGGNLKGLCPFHDEKSPSFQVSPSKGLFHCFGCQEGGDTIAFVMKIDHLTFSETVERLAAQAGITLRYEEGGYNPAHQRGERIRLVEAHKIAAQFYVDQLESPEAEIGRKFLAERGFDQSAAAHFGVGYSPAGWDHLTRFLRGKGFTDKELTLSGLSQEGRRGPIDRFRGRLMWPIRDIGGDVVGFGARKLRDDDNGPKYLNTPETAIYKKSQVLYGIDLAKKEIAKTSRAVVVEGYTDVMACHLAGITTAIATCGTAFGGDHIKILRRLLMDNGSARVIFTFDGDAAGQKAALRAFEDDQKFAAETYIAIAPDGMDPCDLRLAKGDAAVAELVEPRTPLFEFALRQIVARYDLETPAGRAAALDEAGPVVARIKNSGAQHEVAVQLAGMLGILDTQFVVKRVAQLARWARDRGGRGPAPAPAAQRSAGAYESAPQGFSGPALNLRSPAHRTERELIKLALQYPQLVSPAFDAYGVDEFTAPPYAAVRRAIEEAGGAEYGAQDPQEYLVRVREAAPDDAVRAMVTELAVEAILRKTVDEMYAGIQLVQVRLRAVDRRIRDVQGTLARLGAGGDPQHLTAVQNELWVLQQYGQALRERGADAL, encoded by the coding sequence GTGGCAGGCAGGATCAATGACGAAGACGTGAAGGCGGTTCGGGACGCGGTCCCGATCGACGCCGTGGTCTCCGACTACCTCCAGCTGCGCAACGCGGGGGGCGGAAACCTCAAGGGCCTGTGCCCCTTCCACGACGAGAAGTCCCCGTCCTTCCAGGTCAGCCCGAGCAAGGGTCTCTTCCACTGCTTCGGCTGCCAGGAAGGCGGCGACACGATCGCCTTCGTGATGAAGATCGACCACCTCACGTTCTCGGAGACGGTCGAGCGCCTCGCCGCCCAGGCGGGCATCACGCTGCGCTACGAAGAGGGTGGGTACAACCCCGCGCACCAGCGCGGCGAGCGGATCCGCCTCGTCGAGGCCCACAAGATCGCCGCGCAGTTCTACGTGGACCAGCTGGAGAGCCCCGAGGCCGAGATCGGCCGGAAGTTCCTCGCCGAGCGCGGCTTCGACCAGTCCGCCGCCGCGCACTTCGGCGTCGGGTACAGCCCGGCCGGCTGGGACCACCTCACGCGCTTCCTGCGCGGCAAGGGCTTCACCGACAAGGAGCTCACCCTCTCCGGCCTCTCCCAGGAGGGCCGCCGCGGCCCCATCGACCGCTTCCGCGGCCGTCTCATGTGGCCGATCCGCGACATCGGCGGCGACGTGGTGGGCTTCGGCGCGCGCAAGCTCCGCGACGACGACAACGGCCCGAAGTACCTGAACACGCCCGAGACGGCGATCTACAAGAAGTCCCAGGTCCTCTACGGCATCGACCTGGCCAAGAAGGAGATCGCCAAGACCAGCCGCGCCGTCGTCGTCGAGGGCTACACGGACGTGATGGCCTGCCACCTGGCCGGCATCACCACCGCCATCGCGACCTGTGGCACGGCCTTCGGCGGCGACCACATCAAGATCCTCCGCCGCCTCCTGATGGACAACGGCTCGGCCCGCGTGATCTTCACCTTCGACGGTGACGCGGCGGGTCAGAAGGCGGCCCTGCGCGCCTTCGAGGACGACCAGAAGTTCGCCGCCGAGACGTACATCGCGATCGCCCCCGACGGCATGGACCCCTGCGACCTGCGGCTCGCCAAGGGCGACGCGGCCGTCGCCGAGCTCGTCGAACCGCGGACACCGCTCTTCGAGTTCGCGCTGCGCCAGATCGTCGCGCGGTACGACCTGGAGACCCCCGCGGGCCGCGCCGCCGCCCTCGACGAGGCGGGCCCCGTCGTGGCCCGCATCAAGAACAGCGGCGCGCAGCACGAGGTCGCCGTGCAGCTCGCCGGCATGCTCGGCATCCTCGACACCCAGTTCGTCGTCAAGCGCGTCGCCCAGCTCGCCCGCTGGGCCCGCGACCGCGGCGGCCGGGGCCCCGCCCCCGCACCGGCGGCCCAGCGCTCGGCGGGGGCGTACGAGAGCGCGCCGCAGGGCTTCAGCGGCCCCGCGCTCAACCTTCGCAGCCCCGCCCACCGCACCGAGCGGGAGCTCATCAAACTTGCTCTGCAGTACCCGCAGTTGGTCTCCCCGGCCTTCGACGCGTACGGCGTCGACGAGTTCACCGCCCCGCCCTACGCCGCGGTGCGCCGCGCCATCGAGGAGGCGGGCGGCGCGGAGTACGGCGCACAGGACCCGCAGGAGTACCTCGTACGCGTCCGTGAGGCGGCGCCCGACGACGCGGTCCGCGCGATGGTCACCGAACTCGCCGTCGAGGCGATCCTGCGCAAGACCGTCGACGAGATGTACGCGGGCATCCAGCTCGTGCAGGTCCGGCTGCGCGCCGTCGACCGCCGCATCCGCGACGTGCAGGGCACCCTCGCCCGCCTCGGCGCGGGCGGCGACCCGCAGCATCTGACCGCCGTGCAGAACGAGTTGTGGGTCCTCCAGCAGTACGGGCAGGCGCTCCGCGAGCGGGGCGCGGACGCACTCTGA
- a CDS encoding vancomycin high temperature exclusion protein, which yields MKRRGELSARWAARWTGRPAGRQAGRRAGRPRRPAWLRLPRTRKEQRRTVQAVMALCVLALLPATWLFVSTKDRIGSVADAPRAHVAVVFGAGLWQGEPSPYLAHRLDAAAELYRTGRIEVVLVTGDNSREEYDEPDAMRTYLKKHGVPDRRIVSDYAGFDTWDSCVRAKKIFGVDRAVLVSQGFHIRRAVALCDAAGVSSYGVAVDAKHDETWYYGGAREVLAAGKAAVDAVFEPDPRFLGKREPGVPRALAAPR from the coding sequence ATGAAGAGACGTGGGGAGCTTTCGGCGCGATGGGCGGCGCGGTGGACGGGACGACCGGCGGGGCGACAGGCAGGACGCCGGGCGGGGAGGCCGCGCAGGCCCGCGTGGCTGCGGCTGCCGCGCACGCGGAAGGAACAGCGGCGGACGGTACAGGCGGTGATGGCCCTGTGCGTGCTCGCACTGTTGCCCGCGACCTGGCTGTTCGTGTCGACGAAGGACAGGATCGGGTCGGTCGCCGATGCGCCGCGCGCACACGTGGCCGTGGTCTTCGGCGCCGGACTGTGGCAGGGCGAGCCGTCTCCATACCTGGCGCACCGGCTCGACGCGGCAGCGGAGTTGTACCGCACGGGCCGCATAGAGGTCGTGCTCGTCACGGGTGACAACAGCCGCGAGGAGTACGACGAGCCGGACGCGATGCGCACCTACCTGAAGAAGCACGGGGTGCCGGACCGCCGGATCGTGAGCGACTACGCCGGGTTCGACACGTGGGACAGCTGCGTGCGCGCCAAGAAGATATTCGGCGTGGACCGGGCGGTGCTGGTCAGCCAGGGCTTCCACATACGCAGGGCGGTCGCGCTGTGCGACGCCGCGGGCGTCTCGTCGTACGGGGTCGCGGTGGACGCCAAGCACGACGAGACCTGGTACTACGGCGGCGCGCGGGAGGTCCTCGCGGCGGGCAAGGCGGCGGTCGACGCGGTGTTCGAACCGGACCCGCGCTTCCTGGGGAAGCGGGAGCCGGGTGTGCCCAGGGCACTGGCCGCTCCGCGCTGA
- a CDS encoding ABC transporter ATP-binding protein, producing MPPGIGGPMLGPDSRSMDFKGSGKRLLGHFRPERATMYAMLVAAVLSVALSVLGPKILGRATDLLFAGIVGRDMPDGTTKEQALDGLRARGDGGTADMLSGVDFTPGEGIDFGAVGEVLLLALGTFVVAGLLMAVATRLSNRAINKTVFRMRGDVQAKLSRLPLSYFDKRQRGEVLSRATNDLDNLNQTLQQTMGQLINSLLTIIGVLVMMFWVSPLLALVALVTVPLSFFVATKVGKRSQPQFVQQWKTTGALNAHVEEMYTGHTLVKVFGRQEQSAKAFAEQNEQLYEASFKAQFNSGVMQPLMFFISNLNYVLVAVVGGLRVASGSLSIGDVQAFIQYSRQFSMPLTQVASMANLVQSGVASAERIFEILDAEEQEADPVPGARPEKPRGRVEMSHVSFRYDKDKPLIEDLSLVVEPGHTVAIVGPTGAGKTTLVNLLMRFYDVTGGRIALDGVDIAAMSRDELRSGIGMVLQDTWLFGGTIAENIAYGAPKDVTREEIEEAARAAHADRFVRTLPDGYDTVIDDDGAGVSAGEKQLITIARAFLSDPVILVLDEATSSVDTRTEVLIQKAMARLAHGRTSFVIAHRLSTIRDADTILVMENGSIVEQGSHDTLLAADGAYARLYAAQFAQAVAEVD from the coding sequence ATGCCCCCTGGCATCGGTGGGCCCATGCTGGGCCCCGACTCCCGTTCCATGGACTTCAAGGGTTCGGGCAAGCGGCTGCTCGGGCACTTCAGACCCGAGCGCGCCACGATGTACGCGATGCTCGTCGCCGCCGTCCTGAGCGTCGCCCTCTCCGTGCTCGGCCCCAAGATCCTCGGCCGCGCGACCGACCTGCTCTTCGCGGGCATCGTCGGCCGTGACATGCCCGACGGGACGACGAAGGAGCAGGCGCTCGACGGCCTGCGCGCCCGCGGCGACGGCGGCACGGCCGACATGCTCTCCGGCGTCGACTTCACGCCCGGCGAGGGCATCGACTTCGGCGCGGTCGGCGAGGTCCTGCTGCTCGCGCTCGGCACGTTCGTGGTGGCGGGCCTGCTGATGGCGGTGGCGACACGGCTGTCGAACCGCGCCATCAACAAGACCGTCTTCCGGATGCGCGGCGACGTACAGGCGAAGCTCTCGCGGCTCCCGCTGTCGTACTTCGACAAGCGGCAGCGCGGCGAGGTGCTGAGCCGCGCCACGAACGACCTCGACAACCTCAACCAGACGCTGCAGCAGACGATGGGGCAGCTCATCAACTCGCTGCTGACCATCATCGGCGTCCTGGTGATGATGTTCTGGGTGTCGCCGCTGCTCGCGCTGGTGGCGCTCGTGACGGTGCCGCTGTCGTTCTTCGTGGCGACGAAGGTCGGCAAGCGGTCGCAGCCGCAGTTCGTGCAGCAGTGGAAGACGACCGGCGCGCTCAACGCCCATGTGGAGGAGATGTACACCGGGCACACCCTGGTGAAGGTCTTCGGACGGCAGGAGCAGTCGGCGAAGGCGTTCGCCGAGCAGAACGAGCAGCTGTACGAGGCGTCGTTCAAGGCGCAGTTCAACAGCGGTGTCATGCAGCCGCTGATGTTCTTCATCTCGAACCTGAACTACGTCCTGGTGGCCGTGGTGGGCGGTCTGCGGGTCGCGTCGGGGTCGCTGTCGATCGGTGACGTGCAGGCCTTCATCCAGTATTCGCGGCAGTTCTCGATGCCCCTGACACAGGTCGCCTCGATGGCGAACCTGGTGCAGTCGGGTGTCGCGTCCGCCGAGCGGATCTTCGAGATCCTCGACGCCGAGGAGCAGGAGGCCGACCCGGTGCCCGGCGCGCGGCCCGAGAAGCCGCGCGGGCGCGTGGAGATGTCGCACGTCTCGTTCCGCTACGACAAGGACAAGCCGCTCATCGAGGACCTGTCACTGGTCGTCGAGCCGGGACACACGGTCGCCATCGTGGGGCCCACCGGCGCCGGCAAGACGACGCTGGTCAACCTGCTGATGCGGTTCTACGACGTGACGGGCGGGCGGATCGCCCTGGACGGGGTCGACATCGCGGCGATGTCCCGCGACGAGCTGCGGTCCGGGATCGGCATGGTGCTGCAGGACACCTGGCTGTTCGGCGGCACCATCGCGGAGAACATCGCGTACGGCGCGCCGAAGGACGTCACGCGCGAGGAGATCGAGGAGGCGGCGCGCGCCGCCCACGCCGACCGCTTCGTGCGCACGCTCCCCGACGGCTACGACACGGTGATCGACGACGACGGCGCGGGCGTCAGCGCGGGCGAGAAGCAGCTCATCACCATCGCGCGGGCGTTCCTGTCCGACCCGGTGATCCTGGTCCTCGACGAGGCGACGAGCTCGGTCGACACGCGTACGGAGGTGCTGATCCAGAAGGCGATGGCGCGTCTGGCGCACGGGCGGACGTCGTTCGTCATCGCGCACCGGCTCTCCACGATCCGGGACGCGGACACGATCCTGGTGATGGAGAACGGGTCGATCGTCGAACAGGGCTCGCACGACACCCTGCTGGCGGCCGACGGGGCCTACGCACGGCTGTACGCGGCGCAGTTCGCGCAGGCCGTCGCCGAGGTGGACTAG